In a genomic window of Pedobacter sp. KBS0701:
- a CDS encoding M1 family metallopeptidase: protein MKKLFILFALVFSIPASQAQILGKNQVNSRADSLRGTLTPLRTCYDINYYHLDVKIDIDQKSITGSNEFAFTATQDFNKLQFDLFDNLKVEKVVYKGTDLPFTREYNAVFVTFPKAVKKGSKDKFTVFYSGNPTVAKTPPWDGGFIFKKDATGNPFVSVACQGLGASVWWPNKDHQSDEVDSMLISISIPKTLQEISNGRLRNTVDKPDGYKQYNWFVSNPINNYDVTFYIGKYAHWQDIYDGENGKLSIDYWALQTDSAKARPHWDSDVKPMLKCFEYWFGPYPWYQDGYKLVQAPHLGMEHQSAVAYGNQFKPGYLGKDLSGTGHGLKWDFITIHESGHEWFGNSITSKDIADMWIHEAFTNYSEVLFTECTENKAAADEYVIGLQKIIRNDIPIIGPYGVNKEGSGDMYPKGANMISIIRQLVNNDEKFRQILRGLNKTFYHQTVTSAQIENYISNQSGLKLGKIFDQYLRYTKIPVLEYKIDNGNLSYRWITDVKDFDMPVRVTLKTGAYTLIKPTNDWKTVKVDASINTDNFKQDPLFYVNLKKG from the coding sequence ATGAAAAAATTATTTATCCTTTTCGCGCTTGTTTTCAGCATTCCAGCTTCACAGGCACAGATACTTGGCAAAAACCAGGTGAACTCCCGGGCCGATAGCCTACGTGGAACCCTCACTCCATTACGTACCTGTTACGATATTAACTATTACCACTTAGACGTAAAAATCGATATTGATCAGAAATCCATCACCGGAAGCAATGAATTTGCCTTTACCGCTACACAAGATTTTAATAAATTACAGTTCGATCTTTTTGACAACCTCAAAGTAGAAAAAGTAGTGTATAAGGGTACTGATTTACCTTTCACAAGGGAATATAATGCTGTTTTCGTAACCTTCCCAAAAGCAGTTAAAAAAGGAAGCAAAGATAAATTCACGGTTTTTTACTCGGGTAACCCTACTGTGGCCAAAACCCCACCATGGGATGGCGGTTTTATCTTCAAAAAAGATGCTACAGGTAATCCATTTGTATCTGTAGCCTGTCAAGGGCTTGGCGCCAGCGTGTGGTGGCCAAATAAAGATCACCAAAGTGATGAAGTAGACAGCATGTTGATCAGCATCAGCATACCTAAAACTCTGCAGGAAATATCAAACGGAAGATTGAGAAATACCGTCGATAAACCTGATGGTTATAAACAATACAACTGGTTTGTGAGCAACCCCATCAATAACTATGATGTAACGTTTTACATCGGTAAATATGCCCATTGGCAAGATATTTACGATGGAGAAAATGGTAAACTCAGCATCGATTACTGGGCTTTACAAACCGACAGTGCCAAGGCCCGCCCGCATTGGGATTCCGATGTTAAACCCATGCTAAAATGTTTCGAATATTGGTTCGGTCCTTACCCATGGTACCAAGACGGTTACAAACTTGTTCAGGCACCACATTTAGGTATGGAACATCAAAGCGCCGTTGCTTATGGCAATCAATTTAAACCAGGTTATCTGGGTAAAGATTTAAGTGGCACCGGCCATGGCTTGAAATGGGATTTCATCACCATACACGAGAGCGGCCATGAATGGTTCGGGAATAGCATCACCTCAAAAGATATCGCCGATATGTGGATACACGAAGCTTTTACCAATTACTCGGAAGTATTGTTTACCGAATGTACCGAAAATAAAGCAGCTGCTGATGAATATGTAATCGGACTACAAAAAATTATCCGTAACGACATTCCTATCATCGGTCCTTATGGTGTTAATAAGGAAGGTTCAGGCGATATGTACCCAAAAGGAGCAAATATGATTAGCATTATCCGTCAGCTCGTTAATAACGACGAGAAATTCAGACAGATTCTCCGCGGATTAAACAAAACTTTTTATCATCAGACCGTAACTTCTGCCCAGATCGAAAATTACATCTCTAATCAGAGCGGTTTAAAATTGGGCAAGATTTTCGACCAGTATTTACGTTATACCAAAATACCGGTTCTGGAATATAAAATTGATAATGGCAACCTGTCTTACCGCTGGATAACCGATGTTAAAGATTTCGACATGCCTGTACGTGTAACTTTAAAAACCGGTGCTTACACTTTAATTAAACCGACAAACGATTGGAAAACCGTAAAGGTTGATGCCAGTATAAACACAGATAATTTTAAACAGGATCCGTTATTTTATGTTAACCTCAAAAAAGGGTAA
- a CDS encoding DUF6515 family protein, whose protein sequence is MNRLLNKGLVVFAVAAMIATLSIESVSAQRPSRGGGGSFGGGRSGSIGSSRGGGSISRQPSMRAPGRGSFSSGIRSGRPGYGYNRPGYHPGYGRPGYGYRFGYGRPYYRPYYSYYNFYRPFLGFRIGVLPYGYYPFWYGPTQFYYSGGLFYQQNNDQYEVVTPPVGAEVPNLPSDANQVTINGVDYYEYKGVYYTQKENADGKTVYVVAGKDGVLNTTDGPVDTHNIGDIINQLPEGCREVTIKNEKYFVSPDDVYYEEIVDGTNITYRVIGKLF, encoded by the coding sequence ATGAACAGGTTATTAAATAAAGGATTGGTTGTTTTCGCTGTAGCAGCGATGATAGCAACCTTGAGTATCGAAAGTGTTTCTGCACAGCGGCCAAGTAGGGGCGGCGGTGGTTCTTTCGGCGGAGGCAGATCGGGCTCAATTGGCTCATCAAGAGGTGGTGGCTCTATTTCACGTCAGCCATCTATGCGAGCGCCGGGCAGAGGTAGCTTTTCTTCTGGCATTCGTTCTGGTAGACCAGGTTATGGTTATAACCGACCAGGTTATCATCCGGGATATGGCAGGCCGGGTTATGGTTACAGATTTGGTTACGGAAGACCTTATTACAGGCCATATTACAGTTATTACAATTTCTACAGGCCGTTTTTAGGTTTCAGGATTGGCGTGTTGCCTTATGGCTATTATCCATTCTGGTATGGTCCAACGCAGTTTTATTATTCTGGTGGATTGTTTTATCAACAAAATAATGATCAATACGAAGTGGTAACGCCACCAGTGGGTGCTGAAGTTCCGAATTTACCATCGGATGCCAATCAGGTAACCATTAATGGGGTTGATTATTACGAGTATAAAGGCGTTTATTATACCCAAAAAGAGAATGCCGATGGTAAAACTGTATATGTAGTGGCCGGAAAAGATGGGGTTTTAAATACGACTGATGGTCCGGTTGATACACATAATATCGGTGATATTATTAACCAGTTGCCAGAAGGATGCAGAGAGGTGACCATTAAAAATGAAAAATATTTTGTTTCGCCTGATGATGTGTATTATGAAGAAATTGTAGATGGAACGAATATTACTTACCGAGTAATTGGTAAGTTGTTTTAA
- a CDS encoding CocE/NonD family hydrolase, whose translation MNLTRIFSLLFCLFISNELMAQQTDSAYVRENYTKIERLIPMRDGVELFTSIYIPKNQSKKYPFLINRTPYTVAPYGEDKYKLSLGNFPAMMREGFIFVYQDVRGRWMSEGTFADIRPQVVEKKGKTAIDESTDTYDTIDWLIKNVKGNNGKAGIYGISYPGFYSTTSLPNAHPALKAVSPQAPVTDWYLGDDFHHRGTLFLMDAFSFMGSFGVPRPKPITPDQGPKGFQFPIQDNYRFYLEAGSVKNLKDRYFADSIKFWNDLFKHPNLDTFWKSRLITPHLTNVKPAVMVVGGFFDAEDAYGTFATYKAIEKQNPGANNILVAGPWFHGGWVRSDGSYLGDINFGKTTSIDYQQQYELPFFKHYLKGEGDFKPSEANIFVTGSNEWKKFNTWPPQDVETKNLYLQPNGKLTFEKVGRTDSWDEYVSDPNNPVPYQDGIQAKRTREYMIDDQRFAARRPDVKTYQTDALTEDITLTGPVLANLVVSTTGTDADYVVKLIDVYPEDAPNPVPNPKNLIMGGYEMLVRGEIMRGKYRNSFEKPEAFVPGAITKVNYPLPDVAHTFKKGHKIMIQIQNSWFPLADRNPQKFMDIYQAEPQDFQKATHKIYHDVHNSSFITVSVLK comes from the coding sequence ATGAACCTTACCAGAATTTTCAGTCTTTTATTTTGTCTGTTTATTTCTAATGAATTAATGGCTCAACAAACCGATTCGGCTTACGTGAGAGAAAATTACACCAAAATAGAGCGCCTGATCCCCATGCGCGATGGAGTTGAGTTATTCACTTCCATTTATATACCCAAAAATCAATCCAAAAAATATCCGTTTTTAATCAATCGTACGCCTTATACTGTTGCCCCTTACGGCGAAGATAAATATAAGCTTAGCCTCGGCAATTTCCCAGCCATGATGCGCGAAGGATTTATTTTTGTTTACCAGGATGTGCGTGGCCGCTGGATGAGCGAAGGCACCTTTGCCGATATCCGCCCTCAAGTGGTGGAAAAAAAGGGTAAAACGGCTATTGATGAGAGTACAGACACTTATGATACCATTGATTGGTTAATAAAAAATGTAAAGGGCAATAACGGAAAAGCCGGGATTTATGGTATTTCGTACCCGGGGTTTTACTCTACCACTTCATTGCCAAATGCGCACCCGGCTTTAAAAGCCGTCTCGCCACAGGCTCCCGTTACCGATTGGTATCTAGGTGATGATTTTCACCACCGCGGCACTTTATTTTTAATGGATGCCTTCAGTTTTATGGGCAGTTTTGGCGTTCCCCGTCCTAAACCCATTACACCAGATCAAGGCCCCAAAGGTTTTCAGTTCCCTATCCAGGACAATTACCGTTTCTACTTAGAAGCCGGCTCAGTTAAAAATTTGAAAGACCGTTATTTTGCAGACAGCATTAAATTCTGGAACGATTTATTTAAACATCCAAATTTAGATACCTTCTGGAAATCGCGTTTAATTACCCCACATTTAACCAATGTAAAACCTGCGGTAATGGTAGTAGGCGGTTTTTTCGATGCTGAAGATGCTTATGGAACCTTTGCCACTTACAAAGCCATCGAGAAACAAAATCCTGGCGCTAATAATATCCTGGTAGCTGGTCCATGGTTTCATGGTGGCTGGGTACGCAGCGATGGCTCTTACCTTGGCGACATCAACTTTGGCAAAACCACCAGTATCGATTATCAGCAACAGTACGAACTGCCTTTCTTTAAACATTATTTAAAAGGCGAAGGCGATTTTAAACCTTCAGAAGCCAATATATTTGTAACTGGCAGTAATGAATGGAAAAAATTCAATACCTGGCCACCACAAGACGTTGAAACCAAAAACCTGTATTTACAGCCAAACGGAAAATTAACTTTCGAAAAAGTTGGCAGAACCGATAGCTGGGACGAATATGTAAGTGATCCCAACAATCCCGTTCCTTATCAGGATGGTATCCAGGCCAAACGTACCCGCGAATATATGATCGACGATCAGCGCTTTGCCGCCCGTCGCCCGGATGTTAAAACTTATCAGACTGATGCCTTAACAGAAGATATCACCCTAACCGGACCAGTGCTGGCCAATCTTGTGGTTTCTACCACCGGAACAGATGCGGATTATGTGGTAAAACTGATCGATGTTTATCCCGAAGATGCACCAAACCCGGTACCGAATCCTAAAAACTTAATCATGGGTGGTTACGAGATGCTGGTACGTGGAGAGATCATGCGTGGCAAATACCGCAACAGTTTCGAAAAACCTGAAGCTTTTGTTCCTGGCGCCATTACCAAAGTAAATTATCCCTTGCCAGATGTTGCGCATACCTTCAAAAAAGGACATAAAATCATGATCCAGATTCAAAATTCATGGTTCCCTTTAGCTGATCGCAATCCGCAGAAATTTATGGATATTTACCAGGCAGAGCCACAGGATTTCCAAAAAGCAACACACAAAATTTATCACGATGTGCACAACAGCTCGTTCATTACCGTTTCGGTGTTGAAATAA